From Mustela nigripes isolate SB6536 chromosome 13, MUSNIG.SB6536, whole genome shotgun sequence, one genomic window encodes:
- the FOS gene encoding protein c-Fos: MMFSGFNADYEASSSRCSSASPAGDNLSYYHSPADSFSSMGSPVNAQDFCTDLAVSSANFIPTVTAISTSPDLQWLVQPTLVSSVAPSQTRAPHPYGVPTPSAGAYSRAGVVKTMTGGRAQSIGRRGKVEQLSPEEEEKRRIRRERNKMAAAKCRNRRRELTDTLQAETDQLEDEKSALQTEIANLLKEKEKLEFILAAHRPACKIPDDLGFPEEMSVASLDLTGGLPEAATPESDEAFTLPLLNDPEPKPSVEPVKSISSMELKAEPFDDFLFPASSRPSGSETTARSVPDMDLSGSFYAADWEPLHGGSLGMGPMATELEPLCTPVVTCTPSCTTYTSSFVFTYPDADSFPSCAAAHRKGSSSNEPSSDSLSSPTLLAL, translated from the exons ATGATGTTCTCTGGCTTCAACGCCGACTACGAGGCGTCCTCCTCCCGCTGCAGCAGCGCCTCCCCGGCCGGGGACAACCTCTCCTACTACCACTCACCGGCCGACTCCTTCTCCAGCATGGGCTCTCCCGTCAATGCGCAG GACTTCTGCACGGATCTGGCGGTCTCCAGTGCCAACTTTATCCCGACGGTGACTGCCATCTCCACCAGCCCGGACCTGCAGTGGCTGGTGCAGCCCACCCTGGTCTCCTCCGTGGCCCCATCCCAGACCAGAGCCCCCCATCCCTATGGAGTCCCGACCCCCTCTGCTGGGGCTTACTCCAGGGCTGGAGTCGTGAAGACCATGACGGGAGGCAGAGCTCAGAGCATCGGCCGGAGGGGCAAGGTGGAACAG ttgtccccagaagaagaagagaaaaggagaatccGAAGGGAAAGGAATAAGATGGCCGCAGCCAAGTGCCGGAACCGAAGGAGGGAGCTGACGGACACACTCCAAGCG GAAACAGACCAACTGGAAGATGAAAAGTCTGCTTTGCAGACCGAGATTGCCAACCtgctgaaggagaaggagaagctagAGTTCATCCTGGCAGCTCACCGACCTGCCTGCAAGATCCCCGATGACCTGGGCTTCCCCGAAGAGATGTCTGTGGCTTCCCTCGATCTGACCGGGGGCCTGCCCGAAGCTGCCACCCCCGAGTCGGATGAGGCCTTCACCCTGCCCCTCCTCAATGATCCCGAGCCAAAGCCCTCCGTTGAGCCAGTCAAGAGCATCAGTAGCATGGAGCTCAAGGCCGAGCCCTTTGATGACTTCCTGTTCCCAGCATCATCCAGGCCCAGTGGCTCTGAGACCACCGCCCGCTCTGTGCCAGACATGGACCTGTCTGGTTCCTTCTATGCAGCAGACTGGGAGCCCCTGCACGGTGGCTCCCTGGGGATGGGGCCCATGGCCACAGAGCTGGAGCCCCTGTGCACCCCCGTGGTCACCTGTACTCCCAGCTGCACTACCTACACGTCTTCCTTCGTCTTCACCTACCCCGACGCTGACTCCTTCCCCAGCTGTGCGGCTGCTCACCGCAAGGGCAGCAGCAGCAACGAACCCTCCTCTGACTCGCTCAGCTCACCCACACTGCTGGCCCTGtga